A window of the Catenulispora sp. GP43 genome harbors these coding sequences:
- a CDS encoding tyrosine-protein phosphatase, with protein sequence MTRHVEFQRLHNFRDLGGYPAAEGGATKWGVLYRSDNLRKLSESADVERFRALDVHTVIDLRYPWEIEQSGRVPEFPGLRYVNLSIEHRPYDQGALGDGFDPWRFLADRYMEVAQDGVKEIRGVLDVIADPESGTTVFHCASGKDRTGIIAMLVLSLIGVSEENVLDDFALTELATQRLIADWKAFYPGRELSWSAYARAPKEPMELFIADLKSQYGSVQGYTEKELGVDDALIAALKAKLVDVGA encoded by the coding sequence ATGACCCGACACGTGGAATTCCAGCGCCTGCACAACTTCCGTGACCTCGGCGGTTATCCGGCGGCCGAGGGCGGCGCGACGAAGTGGGGCGTGCTGTACCGCTCGGACAACCTCCGGAAGCTGAGCGAGTCCGCCGATGTCGAGCGTTTCCGCGCGCTGGACGTCCACACGGTCATCGATCTGCGGTACCCGTGGGAGATCGAGCAGTCCGGCCGGGTGCCGGAGTTCCCGGGGCTGCGCTACGTCAATCTGAGCATCGAGCACCGGCCGTACGACCAGGGTGCGCTGGGGGACGGCTTCGATCCGTGGCGGTTCCTCGCTGATCGCTATATGGAAGTGGCGCAGGACGGCGTCAAGGAGATCCGCGGGGTTCTGGACGTCATCGCCGACCCGGAGTCTGGGACCACCGTCTTCCACTGTGCTTCCGGCAAGGACCGGACCGGCATCATCGCGATGCTCGTCCTCAGCCTGATCGGTGTGTCCGAGGAGAACGTGCTGGACGACTTCGCGCTGACGGAGTTGGCGACCCAGCGGTTGATCGCGGACTGGAAGGCGTTCTATCCGGGCCGCGAGCTCTCGTGGTCCGCATATGCCCGAGCTCCTAAGGAGCCGATGGAGCTGTTCATCGCTGATCTGAAATCCCAGTACGGCTCAGTGCAGGGATACACAGAGAAGGAACTCGGTGTGGATGACGCTCTGATCGCCGCGTTGAAGGCGAAGCTAGTCGACGTCGGGGCTTAA
- a CDS encoding winged helix-turn-helix transcriptional regulator: MSTRAEVTEVTDPEERAIEMAYDVLQASCPTRRTLEHVTGRWGTLIMMVLREGPVRFNELRRRVDGVSEKMLSQGLQALERDGFVAREVQSTMPPRVEYQLTPLGVQTSDRLKELVRFLEARMPEVMAAQARYDQAGAA, from the coding sequence ATGAGTACGCGCGCCGAGGTGACCGAGGTGACCGATCCGGAAGAGCGCGCCATCGAGATGGCCTACGACGTCCTGCAGGCGAGCTGTCCGACGCGCCGGACGCTGGAGCACGTGACCGGCCGCTGGGGCACGCTCATCATGATGGTGCTGCGCGAGGGACCGGTCCGGTTCAACGAGTTGCGCCGCCGGGTCGACGGGGTCAGCGAGAAGATGTTGTCCCAGGGGCTGCAGGCCCTGGAGCGGGACGGTTTCGTCGCCCGCGAGGTGCAGTCGACGATGCCGCCGCGGGTGGAGTACCAGCTGACGCCGCTGGGCGTGCAGACCTCGGACCGGCTCAAGGAGCTCGTGCGGTTCCTGGAGGCCCGGATGCCGGAGGTCATGGCCGCGCAGGCGCGCTACGACCAGGCCGGCGCCGCATAG
- a CDS encoding SDR family oxidoreductase — MTIAITAAGGHLGRLVVEDLLRRGVPAGQIRAIVRTPEKVQDLADRGVQVVRGDYADVPGLTEALRGADKWIFISSSGPDEDRLSNHLSALQAGEAAGVGHVIYTSIPKAETNPINFASVHKATEAAIKESGLSFTFLRNNWYWENLTATLPGSVEHGAIIGAVGAGLTAFASRADYAAAAAAVATTEGHEGQVYELTGDKAYSYAEIAAEVSRQAGKEVAAVNLDPEEYRSTLAGFGLPAFLAEGLADADSKIAEGALADVTDTLSTLIGRPTTTVAEAVTDALKA, encoded by the coding sequence ATGACCATCGCCATCACCGCCGCCGGCGGCCACCTCGGCCGGCTCGTCGTCGAAGACCTGCTGCGGCGCGGCGTCCCGGCCGGGCAGATCCGCGCGATAGTCCGCACCCCGGAGAAGGTCCAGGACCTCGCCGACCGCGGCGTGCAGGTCGTGCGCGGCGACTACGCCGACGTTCCGGGCCTGACCGAGGCGCTGCGCGGCGCCGACAAGTGGATCTTCATCTCCTCCAGCGGCCCCGACGAGGACCGCCTCAGCAACCACCTGTCCGCGCTCCAGGCAGGCGAGGCGGCCGGCGTCGGGCACGTGATCTACACCTCGATCCCGAAGGCCGAGACCAACCCGATCAACTTCGCCTCGGTGCACAAGGCCACCGAGGCCGCGATCAAGGAGTCCGGCCTGTCCTTTACGTTCCTGCGGAACAACTGGTACTGGGAGAACCTGACCGCGACCCTGCCCGGCTCCGTCGAGCACGGCGCGATCATCGGCGCGGTCGGCGCGGGCCTGACCGCCTTCGCCTCCCGGGCCGACTACGCCGCCGCGGCCGCGGCCGTGGCCACCACCGAGGGCCACGAGGGCCAGGTCTACGAGCTCACCGGCGACAAGGCCTACAGCTACGCCGAGATCGCGGCCGAGGTCTCGCGCCAGGCCGGCAAGGAGGTGGCGGCGGTGAATCTGGACCCGGAGGAGTACCGCTCGACGCTGGCCGGCTTCGGCCTGCCGGCCTTCCTGGCCGAGGGCCTGGCCGACGCCGACTCGAAGATCGCCGAGGGCGCGCTGGCGGACGTGACCGACACCCTCAGCACCCTGATCGGCCGGCCTACCACCACGGTCGCCGAGGCCGTGACCGACGCGCTCAAGGCCTGA
- a CDS encoding MFS transporter, which yields MTTTKSPENAPAQRAGRKEWIGLAVLVLPCLLISMDMSVLLFGLPFISASLKPSATQQLWIMDAYGFALAGLLITMGAVGDRIGRRRLLLIGATAFGAASVVAAYSGSAEMLIGTRALLGVAGATLMPSTMALIRNMFHDPKQRQTAISLWTGGLIGGVTLGPIVGGVLLNHFWWGSVFLINLPAMALLLVLGPLLLPEYKAAASGHRFDILGSVLSMAAIFPAVYGVKQLAVDGFSVTAAAALAFGVALGIAFVIRQHTAKNPLIDMELFRKPGFRAPMLVNLCGNFVLMGFSLFNTQYLQSVAGMRPFTAALWSMAAMPFISVGMGVTGALTTKVRPARIIGVAFLVSAAGALVLTMARPGNPIVVLVVGAGVAAGGVVAAQSIVGNMVMAAAPAERAGSASALNETGAELGSSLGMALLGSIGAAIYHHKMQTVGAAGAPEAAVRAGHETVSGADALAAQFPSPATHALLTTARDAYSSGLHTTAVVGSGVLLLTAVFAFRAMRNEPVLPPAPKKEKKSKKAPSLEPAADHAATAV from the coding sequence ATGACGACGACCAAGAGCCCTGAGAACGCACCGGCCCAACGTGCCGGCCGCAAGGAGTGGATCGGGCTGGCCGTGCTGGTCCTGCCGTGCCTGCTCATCTCGATGGACATGTCGGTGCTGCTGTTCGGGCTGCCGTTCATCAGCGCCTCGCTCAAGCCCAGCGCCACCCAGCAGCTGTGGATCATGGACGCCTACGGCTTCGCGCTGGCCGGACTGCTGATCACGATGGGCGCCGTCGGCGACCGCATCGGCCGGCGCCGGCTGCTGCTGATCGGCGCCACCGCGTTCGGCGCGGCCTCGGTCGTCGCCGCCTACTCCGGCAGCGCGGAGATGCTGATCGGCACCCGGGCGCTGCTCGGCGTGGCCGGTGCGACCCTGATGCCCTCGACGATGGCCCTGATCCGGAACATGTTCCACGACCCCAAGCAGCGGCAGACCGCCATCTCGCTGTGGACCGGCGGCCTGATCGGCGGCGTGACGCTCGGCCCGATCGTGGGCGGCGTGCTGCTGAACCACTTCTGGTGGGGCTCGGTGTTCCTGATCAACCTGCCGGCCATGGCGCTGCTGCTGGTCCTGGGCCCGCTGCTGCTGCCCGAGTACAAGGCCGCCGCGTCCGGCCACCGGTTCGACATCCTCGGCTCGGTGCTGTCGATGGCCGCCATCTTCCCGGCGGTGTACGGCGTCAAGCAGCTGGCCGTGGACGGCTTCAGCGTCACCGCCGCCGCGGCGCTGGCGTTCGGCGTCGCCCTGGGCATCGCCTTCGTGATCCGGCAGCACACCGCGAAGAACCCGCTGATCGACATGGAGCTGTTCCGCAAGCCCGGTTTCCGGGCGCCGATGCTGGTGAACCTGTGCGGCAACTTCGTCCTGATGGGCTTCAGTCTCTTCAACACGCAGTACCTGCAGTCGGTCGCCGGGATGCGGCCGTTCACCGCGGCGCTGTGGTCGATGGCGGCGATGCCGTTCATCAGCGTGGGCATGGGGGTCACCGGAGCGCTGACGACCAAGGTCCGGCCGGCCCGGATCATCGGCGTGGCGTTCCTGGTCTCGGCGGCCGGCGCGCTGGTGCTGACCATGGCCCGCCCGGGCAACCCGATCGTGGTGCTGGTGGTCGGCGCGGGCGTCGCGGCCGGCGGCGTGGTGGCGGCGCAGAGCATCGTCGGGAACATGGTGATGGCCGCGGCCCCGGCCGAGCGGGCCGGCTCGGCCTCGGCGCTGAACGAGACCGGCGCGGAGCTCGGCAGCTCGCTGGGCATGGCGCTGCTGGGCAGCATCGGCGCCGCGATCTACCACCACAAGATGCAGACCGTCGGCGCGGCGGGCGCTCCCGAGGCGGCGGTGCGCGCCGGCCACGAGACCGTCAGCGGCGCGGACGCGCTGGCCGCGCAGTTCCCCAGCCCGGCCACGCACGCCCTGCTCACAACGGCTCGCGACGCCTACTCGTCGGGCCTGCACACCACAGCCGTGGTCGGCTCGGGCGTGCTGCTCCTCACCGCGGTGTTCGCCTTCCGGGCGATGCGCAACGAGCCGGTCCTGCCGCCGGCGCCCAAGAAGGAGAAGAAGAGCAAGAAGGCCCCTTCGTTGGAGCCGGCCGCCGACCACGCCGCGACGGCGGTGTGA
- a CDS encoding TetR/AcrR family transcriptional regulator gives MSNRDDLLAGAKKCLLEKGYSRTTARDIAQASGVSLAAIGYHFGSKDALMNEAMFQAIGEWGDHLEEAFAKAGPDLSVQERFARVYDDVSTTFDRNQPLWMASFELILQLDHIPGAREMFKNAIPEARKGLANLILGIPEEDQGLDMELGAGAVLYSLMAGLLIQRFADADRTPTGADMARGLRQLADVLDGSEKAAAVS, from the coding sequence ATGAGCAACCGTGACGACCTCCTGGCGGGGGCCAAGAAGTGTCTGCTGGAGAAGGGCTACTCGCGCACCACCGCACGGGACATCGCCCAGGCCTCGGGCGTCAGCCTGGCCGCCATCGGCTACCACTTCGGGTCCAAGGACGCGCTGATGAACGAGGCGATGTTCCAGGCCATCGGGGAATGGGGCGACCACCTGGAGGAGGCCTTCGCCAAGGCCGGGCCCGACCTGTCGGTCCAGGAGCGCTTCGCCCGCGTCTACGACGACGTCTCCACGACCTTCGACCGGAACCAGCCGCTGTGGATGGCCAGCTTCGAACTGATCCTGCAGCTCGACCACATCCCCGGCGCGCGCGAGATGTTCAAGAACGCGATCCCGGAGGCGCGCAAGGGCCTGGCGAACCTGATCCTCGGGATCCCGGAAGAAGACCAGGGCTTGGACATGGAACTGGGAGCCGGCGCGGTCCTGTACTCCCTGATGGCCGGCCTGCTGATCCAGCGCTTCGCCGACGCCGACCGGACGCCGACCGGGGCGGACATGGCGCGGGGGCTGCGCCAGCTCGCGGACGTCCTGGATGGAAGCGAGAAGGCAGCGGCGGTCTCCTAG
- a CDS encoding TMEM165/GDT1 family protein — MSLAALLTTFGVVFLAELPDKTAIASLILGARYRPSWVFAGVAAGFLVHVCLAVAAGSLLALVPRRPLEAVVAVLFLAGAVVMLRSHGHGGSEEGQAIPGQQEDTAPDLGADAGFGKVAGTAFGVILVAEFGDLTQIVTANLAAKFADPLAVGIGAALGLWTVGALAIVGGRGLLRVLPLHLIVRLAALVMIVLAGVSLWQAVAG; from the coding sequence ATGAGTCTGGCCGCCCTCCTCACCACCTTCGGCGTGGTGTTCCTGGCCGAACTGCCGGACAAGACCGCGATCGCGTCCCTGATCCTGGGGGCCAGGTACCGACCGTCCTGGGTGTTCGCCGGGGTGGCGGCCGGTTTCCTGGTGCACGTCTGCCTGGCCGTGGCGGCCGGCTCCCTGCTCGCGCTGGTGCCGCGGCGTCCGCTGGAGGCCGTGGTCGCGGTGCTCTTCCTGGCCGGTGCGGTGGTGATGCTGCGCAGCCACGGCCACGGGGGCAGCGAGGAGGGGCAAGCGATACCGGGGCAGCAGGAGGACACCGCCCCGGACCTCGGGGCCGACGCCGGGTTCGGCAAGGTGGCCGGAACCGCCTTCGGGGTGATCCTGGTCGCCGAGTTCGGGGACCTGACCCAGATCGTGACCGCGAACCTGGCCGCCAAGTTCGCCGATCCGCTGGCCGTCGGGATCGGCGCCGCACTCGGCCTGTGGACGGTCGGCGCGCTGGCGATCGTCGGCGGCCGCGGCCTGCTCAGGGTGCTGCCGCTGCACCTGATCGTGCGGCTGGCCGCGCTGGTGATGATCGTGCTCGCCGGCGTCAGCCTGTGGCAGGCCGTCGCCGGCTGA
- a CDS encoding helix-turn-helix domain-containing protein — MSPARSVLAEELGRRLRRHRLDLGLSGLEVAARAGVTQPSVSKIERGMMLPSTEVLERVLGVLGLGDEHRTDLRDLLTRAVDDAADRRRHGRGLALLDAIAERERNTTVLRSFSTSMIPPLLQTADYARYAARLTPWMSERELGRASALHLERQGVLFEQGRSFEFLLTESALRLCPGPPTLAATQADRLRVLSALPGVRIGIVPDAAAVSEVFPLYGFTLHDDAAVAVETFTGELLLSRADEIAAHAAVFDGYSASADYDLETVTGLLTSDRRPLAAIPAPAGAGTG; from the coding sequence ATGAGCCCAGCACGCAGCGTATTAGCTGAAGAACTCGGTCGGCGTCTGCGTCGGCACCGACTGGACCTCGGCTTGTCCGGACTCGAAGTCGCCGCCCGCGCCGGTGTCACCCAGCCCTCGGTGTCGAAGATCGAGCGCGGCATGATGCTCCCCTCGACGGAGGTCCTGGAGCGGGTGCTCGGCGTCCTGGGCCTCGGGGACGAGCACCGGACCGATCTGCGCGACCTGCTCACCCGCGCGGTCGACGACGCCGCCGACCGCCGCCGGCACGGCCGCGGCCTGGCCCTGCTGGACGCGATCGCCGAACGCGAGCGCAACACCACGGTCCTGCGGTCCTTCTCCACCTCGATGATCCCGCCCCTGCTGCAGACCGCCGACTATGCCCGCTACGCCGCACGCCTGACCCCATGGATGTCCGAGCGCGAACTCGGCCGGGCCTCGGCGCTGCATCTGGAGCGCCAGGGGGTGCTCTTCGAACAGGGACGCAGCTTCGAGTTCCTGCTCACCGAGAGCGCCCTGCGCCTGTGCCCGGGCCCGCCCACGCTGGCCGCGACCCAGGCCGACCGGCTGCGCGTGCTCTCGGCGCTGCCCGGGGTGCGGATCGGCATCGTGCCGGACGCCGCCGCCGTGTCAGAGGTCTTCCCGCTGTATGGCTTCACACTCCACGACGACGCAGCCGTGGCCGTGGAGACCTTCACCGGCGAACTGCTGCTCTCCCGCGCCGACGAGATCGCGGCGCACGCCGCGGTGTTCGACGGCTACTCGGCCAGCGCCGACTACGACCTGGAGACGGTGACCGGCCTGCTGACGAGCGACCGGCGGCCGCTGGCCGCGATCCCGGCGCCGGCCGGGGCCGGAACCGGCTGA
- a CDS encoding Scr1 family TA system antitoxin-like transcriptional regulator — translation MSAVRSPYAAKLGGRIRQFRMERALSSGELAAAASVTSSAVSKVEHGKMVPSRDVLARIVTALNLPAEEQESLFDLLGQAAADAASNRGYGKGLTLLNQIADRERVCSAVSTFSNSIIPRLLQTAEYARDANRLTPWLSEREVGKAAMTHTERQSVLFEDGREFTFLITEGVLRTWPGELTVMAAQFDRLRQMAVHPGVRVGILPWTSAMRGLPMVTFTLYDDREVAVEMFTGELLMAQPDKVSTHVAQFRRFEESAVYGEEAIGLINRVEMDLARLPPPALDEEVSSK, via the coding sequence ATGAGTGCGGTGCGAAGTCCTTACGCGGCCAAGCTGGGCGGCCGGATCCGGCAGTTCCGGATGGAGCGCGCGCTGTCCAGCGGCGAGCTCGCGGCGGCCGCCTCTGTCACCTCCTCGGCGGTGTCCAAGGTCGAGCACGGCAAGATGGTCCCCAGCCGGGACGTGCTCGCCCGGATCGTCACCGCTTTGAACCTGCCGGCCGAGGAGCAGGAGAGCCTGTTCGACCTGCTCGGCCAGGCCGCCGCCGACGCCGCCAGCAACCGCGGCTACGGCAAGGGCCTGACCCTGCTGAACCAGATCGCCGACCGCGAGCGGGTCTGCTCGGCGGTGTCGACGTTCTCGAACTCGATCATCCCGCGCCTGCTGCAGACCGCCGAGTACGCCAGGGACGCCAACCGGCTCACCCCGTGGCTGTCCGAGCGCGAGGTCGGCAAGGCCGCGATGACCCACACCGAACGGCAGTCGGTGCTGTTCGAGGACGGCCGGGAGTTCACCTTCCTGATCACCGAGGGCGTGCTGCGCACCTGGCCAGGCGAGCTGACGGTGATGGCCGCGCAGTTCGACCGGCTCCGGCAGATGGCGGTCCATCCCGGGGTGCGGGTGGGGATCCTGCCGTGGACCTCGGCGATGCGCGGACTGCCGATGGTCACCTTCACCCTGTACGACGACCGCGAGGTCGCCGTGGAGATGTTCACCGGCGAGCTGCTGATGGCGCAGCCTGACAAGGTCTCGACACACGTGGCGCAGTTCCGCCGTTTCGAGGAGTCGGCTGTGTACGGTGAAGAGGCGATCGGACTCATCAACCGGGTGGAGATGGACCTCGCGCGGCTGCCCCCGCCGGCCCTGGATGAGGAAGTGTCATCCAAATAA
- a CDS encoding ATP-binding protein: protein MSNWSRSFPGLAEHLTEVRQFTQMVLGEAPGSELVLLAVSELAGNAIVHTASGAPGGQFVVHLAAFADRWQVRVDDEGSATEPRVVVDGVGEDADWDSESGRGLAMVASISHKWGVRGGRDARSVWAEIPYPVPADGGIGAAMSGGMMEALESVALALGGADEPQYQELEIPAQPAPTAVPNPTPAPAPTPTPTPATAPPARWPGTVPSDPVRAERIRRQASQAAFLRALVENAYAETLGPRPLPFWPPFPNPLALQGASAGGDAR, encoded by the coding sequence ATGTCGAATTGGTCTCGCTCCTTCCCCGGGCTGGCCGAGCACCTCACCGAGGTCCGCCAGTTCACCCAGATGGTGCTCGGCGAGGCGCCGGGCTCGGAGCTGGTGCTCCTGGCCGTCTCCGAACTGGCTGGCAACGCCATCGTGCACACCGCCAGCGGCGCGCCCGGCGGACAGTTCGTGGTGCACCTCGCGGCTTTCGCGGATCGCTGGCAGGTCCGGGTCGACGACGAGGGATCGGCGACCGAACCGCGCGTGGTGGTCGACGGAGTGGGCGAGGACGCCGACTGGGACTCCGAATCCGGGCGCGGGCTGGCCATGGTCGCGTCCATCTCCCACAAGTGGGGCGTGCGGGGCGGCCGCGACGCCCGGTCGGTGTGGGCCGAGATCCCCTATCCCGTGCCGGCCGACGGCGGGATCGGCGCCGCGATGTCGGGCGGGATGATGGAAGCCCTGGAGTCCGTCGCGCTGGCCCTGGGCGGCGCGGACGAGCCGCAATATCAGGAGCTTGAGATTCCGGCCCAGCCGGCTCCGACTGCGGTTCCGAATCCGACCCCGGCCCCGGCCCCGACGCCGACTCCAACCCCGGCCACCGCCCCGCCGGCCCGCTGGCCCGGGACGGTCCCGAGCGATCCGGTGCGCGCCGAACGGATCCGGAGACAGGCCAGCCAGGCCGCCTTCCTGCGCGCGCTGGTCGAGAACGCGTACGCCGAGACCCTCGGGCCGCGACCGCTGCCGTTCTGGCCGCCGTTCCCGAATCCGCTTGCGCTGCAAGGGGCTTCGGCGGGAGGCGACGCGCGATAA
- a CDS encoding nucleotidyltransferase domain-containing protein translates to MDRDPLGDARALVLDRYPQAVWAVLAGSVLTAHRTAGSDLDIVVALPLDDPLAPRRESLVFRDWPVELFVHDEQTLDAWLAKKRPERKPTLYRMVGHGTAIVGDPAGRQARCRAVLEAGPGPMGPAQLERARYGLTDLLDDLVYATDPGERQVIAAALWKDAAHCALVAAERWDGTGKWLLRELRADDPELADRWLAAQHDPAAVEAFARGVLDRLGGPLFDGYQAVAPRPEVTKPA, encoded by the coding sequence ATGGACCGTGATCCGCTCGGCGACGCCCGGGCTCTGGTGCTCGACCGTTATCCACAGGCTGTGTGGGCCGTGCTGGCCGGCAGCGTCCTGACCGCGCACCGGACGGCGGGCTCGGACCTCGACATCGTCGTGGCACTCCCCCTCGATGATCCCCTCGCGCCCCGCCGCGAGTCGCTCGTCTTCCGGGACTGGCCCGTCGAGCTGTTCGTGCACGACGAGCAGACCCTTGACGCGTGGCTCGCCAAGAAGCGCCCGGAGCGCAAGCCGACCCTGTACCGGATGGTCGGCCACGGCACGGCGATCGTCGGCGACCCGGCCGGGCGGCAGGCGCGATGCCGCGCGGTCCTGGAGGCCGGACCCGGGCCGATGGGACCGGCGCAGCTGGAGCGGGCCCGCTACGGCCTCACCGATCTGCTCGACGATCTCGTGTACGCCACCGATCCCGGTGAGCGGCAGGTGATCGCGGCCGCGCTGTGGAAGGACGCGGCACACTGCGCGCTGGTCGCCGCCGAACGCTGGGACGGCACCGGCAAATGGCTGCTGCGCGAACTGCGGGCGGACGATCCGGAGCTCGCCGACCGCTGGCTGGCCGCCCAGCACGATCCCGCCGCGGTCGAGGCCTTCGCCCGCGGCGTCCTGGACCGGCTCGGCGGTCCGCTCTTCGACGGTTACCAGGCCGTCGCGCCGCGTCCGGAGGTCACGAAGCCTGCGTGA
- a CDS encoding S1C family serine protease, which translates to MTGFEHDPYQPEQPSTGTPQPWGHPSSGPVFGPAQTSSSAPSDPSGTSAPSGAVPPYTPITPISSTTPGYGGPGDAGGPGGPGGPGYPPYHPAFSPEPPQRPRRKRRMGVALIVAGTIAASAAAGGIAGTIASHNTSSNSASASTQVNNTAVNTPVSNQTGTPTTTVGQVAKAALPTVVQVSVDSYQGKSVGSGVILSSDGLILTNNHVISDATNGNGQITITFNDGKTTQAGIVGADTGSDLAVIKAQNESGLPTASLGDSDKVGVGDTVIAIGSPDGLQSTVTSGIVSALNRQVTVSSDSSSRFSGGGSQVTYKAIQTDASLNPGNSGGPLLNAQGQVIGINSAIYSPTSSYNAQGGSVGLGFSIPINQVKTMLGKLEAGQMS; encoded by the coding sequence ATGACCGGATTCGAGCACGACCCGTACCAGCCGGAGCAGCCCAGCACCGGCACCCCGCAGCCGTGGGGCCACCCGTCTTCCGGGCCGGTGTTCGGTCCGGCCCAGACTTCCTCGTCGGCCCCCTCCGACCCGTCCGGCACGTCCGCCCCCTCCGGCGCCGTGCCCCCGTACACCCCGATCACCCCGATCTCCTCGACGACGCCGGGATACGGCGGTCCGGGCGACGCCGGGGGTCCTGGCGGACCCGGCGGACCCGGATACCCGCCGTACCACCCGGCGTTCTCCCCCGAGCCGCCGCAGCGGCCGAGGCGCAAGCGGCGGATGGGAGTGGCACTCATCGTCGCCGGCACCATCGCCGCCTCGGCCGCTGCCGGCGGTATCGCCGGAACCATCGCCTCGCACAACACCTCTTCGAACTCGGCGTCCGCGAGCACCCAGGTGAACAACACCGCCGTGAACACCCCGGTCAGCAACCAGACCGGGACGCCGACGACCACTGTCGGCCAGGTCGCCAAGGCCGCGCTGCCGACCGTGGTCCAGGTCTCGGTGGACTCCTACCAGGGCAAGTCCGTCGGCTCCGGCGTCATCCTGTCCTCCGACGGCCTGATCCTGACCAACAACCACGTGATCTCCGACGCCACGAACGGCAACGGCCAGATCACCATCACCTTCAACGACGGCAAGACCACCCAGGCCGGCATCGTCGGCGCGGACACCGGCAGCGACCTGGCGGTGATCAAGGCGCAGAACGAGAGCGGCCTGCCCACCGCCAGCCTCGGTGACAGCGACAAGGTCGGGGTCGGCGACACCGTGATCGCCATCGGCTCCCCCGACGGCCTGCAGAGCACGGTGACCAGCGGCATCGTCAGCGCCCTGAACCGCCAGGTGACGGTCAGCAGCGACAGCAGCAGCCGGTTCTCCGGCGGCGGCAGCCAGGTCACCTACAAGGCAATCCAGACCGACGCCAGCCTCAACCCCGGCAACAGCGGCGGCCCGCTGCTGAACGCGCAGGGACAGGTCATCGGCATCAACTCGGCGATCTACTCGCCGACCAGCTCCTACAACGCCCAGGGCGGCAGCGTCGGCCTCGGGTTCTCCATCCCGATCAACCAGGTGAAGACCATGCTCGGCAAGCTCGAGGCCGGCCAGATGAGCTAG